From the Quercus lobata isolate SW786 chromosome 6, ValleyOak3.0 Primary Assembly, whole genome shotgun sequence genome, one window contains:
- the LOC115994113 gene encoding uncharacterized protein LOC115994113 yields the protein MEGIQHRTVNVNGIYMHIAEKGQGPVILFLHGFPQLWYTWRHQIIALASQGYRAVAPDLRGFGDTDAPPSITSYTCFHVVGDLIALLDAVAPDQDKVFVVGHDWGARIAWFLCLFRPDRVKALFNISVVFEPRNPKSKPLDYLRAIYGNDYYKCRFQEPGDIEAEFAQLGTATVLKEFLTLRNPGPLILPKGKGFGHPPGAPIVLPSWLSEEDINYYASKFEKTGFTGGVNYYRDLDLNWELTAPWTGAQIKVPVKFIAGDLDLSYNTVGTKDYVHKGGFKRDVPLLEEVIELEGVGHFLPEEKADVINKHIYDFFQKF from the exons atggagggCATACAGCATAGAACAGTGAATGTGAATGGCATATATATGCACATAGCTGAGAAAGGCCAAGGCCCAGTGATTCTTTTCCTTCATGGTTTCCCTCAGCTTTGGTACACATGGAGGCACCAGATCATAGCCTTAGCCTCACAAGGCTATCGAGCAGTGGCTCCTGACCTCCGTGGCTTTGGTGACACGGATGCACCACCTTCTATCACTAGCTACACCTGCTTTCATGTGGTGGGAGACCTTATTGCCCTACTAGATGCTGTGGCACCTGATCAAGATAAGGTCTTTGTGGTTGGCCATGACTGGGGTGCTCGCATTGCTTGGTTTCTATGCCTGTTTAGACCCGACCGTGTCAAGGCTTTGTTTAACATAAGCGTGGTTTTCGAACCCAGGAACCCTAAAAGCAAACCCCTTGACTACTTGAGAGCTATTTATGGAAATGACTATTACAAGTGCAGATTTCAG GAACCTGGAGATATAGAAGCTGAGTTTGCCCAGCTTGGTACTGCAACAGTTCTCAAGGAATTCCTAACATTGCGCAATCCAGGTCCACTCATTTTACCTAAAGGTAAAGGGTTTGGACATCCACCAGGTGCTCCAATTGTCTTGCCCTCTTGGTTGTCAGAGGAAGACATTAACTATTATGCCAGCAAATTTGAGAAGACAGGCTTCACTGGTGGTGTGAACTACTACCGAGATTTGGACCT AAATTGGGAACTCACTGCCCCCTGGACTGGGGCCCAAATAAAAGTGCCAGTTAAGTTCATTGCGGGTGACCTTGACCTGTCCTATAACACTGTAGGCACCAAGGATTACGTACATAAGGGTGGGTTCAAGAGAGATGTCCCACTCCTGGAGGAGGTAATTGAATTGGAAGGTGTTGGTCACTTTCTCCCTGAGGAAAAGGCTGATGTGATCAACAAACACATTTATGACTTCTTTCAGAAGTTCTGA